A genomic window from Candidatus Angelobacter sp. includes:
- a CDS encoding alpha-amylase family glycosyl hydrolase, with translation MKQPFVYEINTRCWMRSLSARLGSDIPLGAVPDSEFERLKRLGFTHIWLMGVWPTGPRSRAVALADTELRSELANLLPDWKEEDIAGSPFAVADYAVSPELGGERELKKFHKKLHACGMRLLLDFVPNHFGLDHPWVVERPELFVQAPARAPETFYCKSEAGGCWLAHGKDPNFAAWADTVQLDVRRSDTRACLIETLKSVAARCDGVRCDMSMLLLNDVFTRTWEHFPCPESEIEREFWADAISAVKKTQPEFLFLGEVYWDLEARLQSLGFDYTYDKRLYDYLVYRDLAGVHRHLLGVAPGFVGRNAHFLENHDEPRAASILALPEHRAAALLSFGLPGLRLAHEGQLTGARIKTSVQLSRRPCEPRQPQVEAFYERLLASLESSAVGRGKFEILRPHLAWPDNPTDRNFVVVQWQSQPGSFDLVVVNLAPHRSQCFVSLTVEGLAQRDWQMKDLLGEEEHQRYGDDLQNQGLYLDLPDHGAQIFHFTPL, from the coding sequence ATGAAACAGCCGTTTGTTTACGAGATTAACACCCGTTGCTGGATGCGCAGTCTCTCCGCACGACTCGGCAGCGACATCCCGCTCGGCGCTGTGCCCGACTCTGAATTCGAACGGTTGAAACGCCTTGGTTTCACACATATCTGGCTCATGGGCGTCTGGCCGACCGGCCCGCGCAGCCGAGCCGTCGCACTTGCGGACACGGAACTTCGCTCCGAGCTCGCCAACCTGCTGCCTGACTGGAAGGAAGAAGATATCGCCGGATCGCCTTTCGCGGTCGCCGATTATGCAGTGTCGCCCGAGCTTGGCGGCGAACGGGAGCTGAAGAAATTCCACAAGAAACTCCATGCTTGCGGCATGCGGCTGCTGCTCGATTTCGTGCCGAACCATTTCGGTCTGGACCACCCGTGGGTGGTCGAAAGGCCTGAACTGTTTGTTCAAGCCCCGGCCCGGGCTCCGGAAACATTTTATTGCAAATCCGAAGCCGGCGGCTGCTGGCTTGCACACGGAAAAGATCCGAACTTTGCCGCGTGGGCAGACACCGTTCAACTCGATGTCCGCCGGTCCGATACGCGCGCTTGCCTGATCGAAACGCTGAAATCGGTCGCGGCCCGGTGTGACGGCGTGCGCTGCGACATGTCCATGCTGTTGTTGAATGACGTCTTTACCAGAACATGGGAGCATTTCCCCTGTCCCGAGTCTGAAATCGAGCGTGAGTTCTGGGCAGACGCGATTTCGGCTGTCAAAAAGACGCAACCGGAATTCTTGTTCCTCGGGGAGGTCTATTGGGACCTTGAAGCGCGATTGCAGTCCCTCGGTTTCGATTACACGTACGACAAACGTCTCTACGATTACCTTGTCTATCGTGACCTCGCTGGCGTCCACCGGCATCTGCTTGGCGTCGCGCCCGGATTCGTTGGCCGCAACGCGCACTTTCTGGAAAACCACGATGAACCCCGCGCCGCCTCGATCCTCGCGCTGCCGGAGCATCGCGCGGCCGCGCTGTTGAGTTTCGGCCTACCCGGTTTGCGCCTTGCGCATGAAGGGCAGTTGACCGGCGCGCGGATCAAAACGTCGGTCCAGCTCAGCCGCCGGCCGTGCGAACCGCGCCAGCCACAGGTTGAGGCCTTCTACGAACGGCTCCTCGCCTCGCTGGAATCCAGTGCCGTTGGACGAGGCAAATTCGAGATTCTCAGACCGCATCTCGCCTGGCCGGACAATCCCACCGACCGCAATTTCGTCGTGGTTCAATGGCAATCACAACCCGGCTCCTTTGACCTTGTGGTCGTGAATCTGGCTCCGCATCGCAGTCAATGTTTTGTTTCGCTTACTGTCGAAGGGCTGGCGCAACGCGACTGGCAAATGAAGGATCTGCTGGGCGAAGAGGAACATCAACGTTACGGAGACGACCTGCAAAATCAGGGGCTGTATCTGGACCTGCCGGATCACGGCGCGCAAATTTTTCATTTCACTCCGCTCTAA
- a CDS encoding CBS domain-containing protein, with translation MSITGTVGTILNQKGRQVYSIRPDATVFEAIGLMADKNVGALLVMSGDQLLGVVSERDYTRKVALKGKTSRDAKVCEIVSSPIVSATPGHSVEECMRLMTTHRVRHLPILEDQKIVGVVSIGDLVNWTISAQDATIEQLKSYITGL, from the coding sequence GTGAGCATCACCGGCACGGTCGGCACAATACTGAATCAAAAGGGCCGCCAGGTGTATTCCATCCGGCCAGACGCGACGGTATTTGAAGCCATCGGTCTCATGGCGGACAAGAACGTAGGCGCGTTGCTGGTAATGTCCGGTGACCAGCTTCTGGGAGTTGTGTCCGAACGTGATTACACGCGCAAGGTGGCTCTTAAGGGGAAGACGTCGCGCGATGCGAAGGTGTGCGAAATCGTTTCAAGTCCGATCGTTTCCGCCACACCCGGTCATAGTGTGGAGGAGTGCATGAGGTTGATGACAACCCATCGTGTCCGGCATCTGCCGATCCTCGAAGATCAAAAGATCGTCGGTGTCGTTTCTATCGGAGACCTCGTCAACTGGACCATCTCCGCCCAGGACGCGACCATCGAACAGTTGAAGAGTTACATCACCGGATTGTAG